A single genomic interval of Candidatus Bipolaricaulis anaerobius harbors:
- a CDS encoding ATP-binding cassette domain-containing protein codes for MRIAIQVSELRYATDDGVLVLDGFSLGVPGDGFVFVVGPPSSGKTLLLELILREKVPTGGQILVLGRNMARLSPPRARELRRRIGYMPEGSVVLDRRSVQGNLEFKLRALAIGEAEAREHIARAVELAHLRGEEATPAAALDELGQRKLVLALALCPEPAVLLCDDPFRGLTTEGQDEFVAMLRALNEAGVAVLATTRDPDIPARHGFPPRDRAPLLQYTVYLRPGVTG; via the coding sequence ATGCGTATAGCAATTCAGGTCTCGGAGCTGCGGTATGCGACCGACGACGGGGTGCTCGTCCTGGATGGTTTCTCCCTCGGCGTCCCCGGAGACGGGTTCGTGTTCGTGGTCGGCCCTCCCTCGTCCGGGAAGACCCTCCTCCTCGAGCTCATCCTGCGGGAGAAGGTCCCCACCGGGGGACAGATCCTCGTCCTCGGCCGGAACATGGCCCGCCTCTCCCCCCCGCGGGCGCGGGAGCTGCGGCGGCGGATCGGGTACATGCCGGAGGGCTCGGTCGTCCTCGACCGGCGTTCCGTCCAGGGGAACCTCGAGTTCAAGCTGCGCGCGCTCGCGATCGGGGAGGCCGAGGCGAGAGAACACATCGCGCGGGCCGTGGAACTGGCCCATCTCCGGGGGGAGGAGGCGACGCCGGCGGCGGCGCTGGACGAGCTCGGCCAGAGGAAGCTCGTCCTCGCCCTTGCCCTGTGCCCAGAGCCAGCGGTGCTCCTGTGCGACGATCCGTTCCGCGGGCTCACAACGGAAGGCCAGGATGAGTTCGTGGCGATGCTGCGCGCGCTCAACGAGGCGGGCGTGGCTGTGCTGGCCACGACCCGCGACCCGGATATCCCCGCGCGGCACGGGTTTCCGCCCCGCGACCGAGCCCCTCTCCTCCAGTACACGGTGTACCTCCGGCCGGGGGTGACGGGATGA
- a CDS encoding ABC transporter ATP-binding protein, which produces MPLLDLRGITKVYPLGKTSVHALRGVDLTIERGEIVAVMGPSGSGKSTLMHILGALDTPTGGVALLDGQPLHELSEHQLATLRGRKVGFVFQTFNLIPTLSAQRNVELPMIFLGVPKRKRAARARELLIKVGLADRVHHRPNELSGGERQRVAIARALANDPEIILADEPTGNLDSETGATILALLKSLSTADGKTVVLVTHDPDAARIADRIVRMRDGRVIEEMSHGS; this is translated from the coding sequence ATGCCTCTGCTCGACCTCCGGGGGATCACCAAGGTGTACCCGCTCGGCAAGACTTCAGTGCACGCGCTGCGGGGGGTGGATCTCACCATCGAGAGGGGGGAGATCGTGGCCGTGATGGGCCCGTCCGGGTCGGGCAAGTCCACCCTGATGCACATCCTGGGGGCGCTCGACACGCCGACGGGCGGGGTGGCCCTGCTGGACGGGCAACCCCTGCACGAGCTCTCCGAGCACCAGCTCGCCACCCTGCGCGGCCGCAAGGTCGGGTTCGTGTTCCAGACGTTCAACCTCATCCCGACGCTATCGGCGCAGAGGAACGTGGAGCTGCCGATGATCTTCCTCGGGGTCCCGAAGCGGAAGCGGGCCGCCCGGGCGCGGGAGCTCCTGATCAAGGTCGGGTTGGCCGATCGTGTCCACCATAGGCCGAACGAGCTCTCCGGCGGTGAGCGGCAGCGCGTCGCCATCGCCCGCGCCCTGGCGAACGACCCGGAGATCATCCTCGCCGATGAGCCCACCGGGAACCTCGACTCGGAGACGGGGGCAACAATCCTCGCTCTCCTCAAGAGCCTGAGCACTGCGGATGGGAAGACCGTCGTCCTCGTGACCCACGATCCCGACGCGGCCCGCATCGCGGACCGCATCGTACGCATGCGCGACGGACGCGTGATCGAGGAGATGTCCCATGGTTCGTGA
- a CDS encoding ABC transporter permease — protein sequence MVRDFMALAGSSILHRRVRSWLTVIGVFIGITAVVALISIGLGLERTVSDEVAKVFGVDTFLLAPQRMSDAGRSNGLAQYTLDLEWLRTVDGVATAAAVRQRTAFVEGQAGPDGRVTQGFLPVLGLSPELITSFPSFIGPLELEPGGRLFGEDETLVAVLGRDVATRLHVEVGQTIVIAGDGDKPELTLTVIGIVAPSAEPSQQGFASGVSPSGDTIYVPYDTMDLLWGPANDVLTTLVRTEPGRDVDEVAARVQLELRARGSEVAAVTSSDISSAIGTVTSTVSAFLAGIAGISLLVGGVGVMNTMYTSVLERTKEIGIMKAVGAKNSHILSIFLIESGLMGLVGGIVGTLLGVGVSSLASAVIGRIFDVRVAVVVSPSLIVATLAGAFALGAVAGLWPAWRAAKLPVVDALRYE from the coding sequence ATGGTTCGTGACTTCATGGCGTTGGCGGGATCGAGCATCCTCCACCGTCGGGTTCGCAGTTGGCTGACCGTGATCGGCGTCTTCATCGGGATTACGGCTGTGGTCGCCCTGATCTCGATTGGGCTGGGCCTCGAGCGGACCGTCAGCGACGAGGTGGCGAAGGTGTTCGGCGTGGACACGTTCCTGCTTGCCCCCCAGCGGATGTCCGATGCCGGGCGCAGTAACGGCCTCGCTCAGTACACGCTCGACCTCGAGTGGTTGCGCACGGTGGACGGTGTGGCCACGGCCGCGGCGGTGCGGCAGCGTACGGCGTTCGTGGAGGGACAGGCCGGCCCGGATGGACGCGTGACCCAAGGGTTCCTCCCCGTCTTGGGCCTCTCCCCCGAGCTGATCACGTCGTTCCCATCGTTCATCGGCCCGCTCGAGCTCGAACCCGGCGGGCGCCTGTTCGGCGAGGACGAGACCCTCGTCGCGGTGCTGGGGAGGGATGTCGCAACCCGACTGCACGTGGAGGTGGGGCAGACCATCGTGATCGCGGGGGATGGGGACAAGCCGGAGCTCACACTCACGGTGATCGGGATCGTAGCACCGTCCGCCGAACCGTCACAACAAGGGTTTGCCAGTGGCGTCTCGCCAAGTGGCGATACGATCTACGTCCCCTATGACACGATGGATCTCTTGTGGGGACCAGCCAACGACGTGCTCACCACCCTCGTGCGCACCGAACCGGGACGCGATGTGGACGAGGTCGCCGCGCGGGTGCAGTTGGAGCTGCGGGCACGGGGGTCGGAGGTGGCCGCGGTGACCTCCAGCGACATCAGCAGCGCGATCGGGACGGTGACCTCCACCGTGAGTGCGTTCCTGGCCGGGATCGCCGGGATCTCCCTCCTCGTGGGGGGGGTGGGGGTGATGAACACGATGTACACCTCCGTCCTCGAGCGCACGAAGGAGATCGGGATCATGAAGGCGGTCGGGGCAAAGAATAGCCATATCCTGTCCATCTTCCTGATCGAGTCGGGGCTGATGGGGCTCGTGGGCGGGATCGTGGGCACGCTCCTAGGGGTCGGGGTCAGTTCCCTGGCCTCGGCCGTGATCGGGCGGATCTTCGATGTTCGGGTGGCCGTGGTCGTGAGCCCATCGCTGATCGTGGCCACGCTGGCCGGGGCATTCGCCCTCGGCGCGGTCGCCGGCCTGTGGCCCGCGTGGCGGGCGGCGAAGCTGCCGGTGGTGGACGCGCTCCGCTACGAGTAG
- a CDS encoding lysylphosphatidylglycerol synthase transmembrane domain-containing protein, translating to MIDPRPPRSRWATLRWIALLVFVVGGIALFGLLIYFSGPAQVFAEIVRMGIMGFLAVVLCVVASMLAWSLSWYSLLRGAGIATSFRHIVPPLLAGFTVTYLTPSAYLGGEPVRAYWVARDQGVPMARVMATVVVERILAGFAMIAFASIGAVFAVAAPQIPAAERGAIAVALGTLALLLVVALIPLTRNARWLSGVVAWTARFLPGRQRVLRAAAHVADMEDEIHRAFTQYRGFTFLALGFQLLTVFLNYIRPQIFFFSTQRALFTFPQLSLYFTLSVFVNAFLWFAPGGFGLTDGGRVAIFTLLGIPASGGVAFNVVFRFVDLVLVGIGVQLLVRRGLLSLRRGRIKVAVDQDPPAGQGTSSNSLGE from the coding sequence ATGATCGATCCCCGACCGCCGCGCTCGCGTTGGGCCACCCTGCGCTGGATCGCTCTCCTCGTCTTCGTGGTCGGCGGCATCGCCCTGTTCGGGCTCCTTATCTACTTCAGCGGTCCGGCGCAGGTGTTCGCGGAGATCGTGCGCATGGGGATCATGGGGTTCCTGGCCGTGGTGCTATGCGTGGTCGCGTCAATGCTGGCCTGGTCCCTGAGCTGGTACTCCCTCCTCCGGGGGGCGGGGATCGCCACCTCGTTCCGCCACATCGTGCCCCCGCTGCTCGCTGGGTTCACGGTCACGTACCTCACTCCGTCGGCCTACCTCGGTGGCGAACCGGTGCGCGCCTACTGGGTCGCCCGCGATCAGGGCGTCCCCATGGCCCGGGTGATGGCCACCGTGGTGGTGGAACGAATCCTGGCCGGATTCGCCATGATCGCGTTCGCCTCAATCGGCGCCGTGTTCGCGGTGGCCGCCCCGCAAATCCCGGCCGCTGAAAGGGGAGCGATCGCGGTCGCCCTCGGGACCCTGGCCCTGCTCCTCGTCGTTGCCCTCATCCCCCTAACCCGGAACGCGCGTTGGCTATCGGGCGTGGTTGCGTGGACGGCACGATTCCTCCCCGGACGGCAGCGGGTCCTCCGCGCGGCGGCGCACGTCGCGGACATGGAGGACGAGATCCATCGCGCGTTCACCCAATACCGGGGGTTCACCTTCCTCGCGCTCGGGTTCCAGCTCCTCACGGTCTTCCTCAACTACATCCGGCCGCAGATCTTCTTCTTCTCCACCCAGCGTGCCCTGTTCACGTTCCCCCAGCTCTCGCTCTACTTCACGTTGAGCGTTTTCGTGAACGCCTTCCTGTGGTTTGCGCCCGGCGGGTTCGGGCTCACCGATGGGGGGCGGGTGGCGATTTTCACGCTCCTCGGGATCCCCGCGAGCGGCGGGGTGGCGTTTAACGTCGTGTTCAGGTTCGTGGACCTCGTCCTCGTGGGGATCGGAGTGCAACTCCTCGTGCGGCGGGGCCTCCTCAGCCTGAGGCGGGGGCGGATCAAGGTCGCGGTCGATCAAGATCCCCCCGCAGGTCAGGGGACGAGCTCAAATTCGTTGGGAGAATAG
- a CDS encoding CinA family protein, producing the protein MLEIEVGHVLRAQGRTLAVAESCTGGLLGQRITAVPGASVYFRGGIIAYHNEAKTRLLGVPREIIADHGGVSAECTQAMARGARERLSADYALAISGIAGPGGGTPDKPVGLVYVALAAPTGIWVEEHRFRGSRDGNRWSACEAALELLLRQARGA; encoded by the coding sequence ATGCTTGAGATCGAAGTAGGCCACGTGCTCCGGGCACAGGGCCGAACGCTCGCCGTGGCCGAGTCGTGCACAGGCGGGCTCCTCGGTCAGCGGATCACCGCAGTCCCCGGGGCATCGGTGTACTTCCGCGGCGGGATCATCGCCTACCACAACGAGGCCAAGACGAGGCTCCTTGGGGTGCCCCGGGAGATCATCGCCGACCACGGGGGGGTATCGGCGGAGTGCACCCAGGCCATGGCCCGCGGCGCGCGGGAGCGGCTCAGCGCCGACTACGCGCTCGCCATCAGCGGGATCGCCGGGCCCGGCGGCGGGACGCCGGACAAGCCGGTGGGCCTCGTATACGTCGCCCTCGCCGCCCCAACCGGGATCTGGGTCGAGGAGCACCGCTTCCGCGGATCGCGCGACGGGAACCGCTGGTCGGCGTGCGAGGCCGCGCTTGAGCTTCTCCTCCGACAGGCGAGGGGCGCATGA
- a CDS encoding YebC/PmpR family DNA-binding transcriptional regulator has translation MAGHSKWANIKHRKGAQDKKRSSLFSRITREIIVCARQDPNPETNVTLAAAIERARAANMPKDNIERAIKRGAGNLDGVQYAEVTYEGYGPGGVAILLRALTDNRNRTAAAVRHIFEGHGGSLGGEGSVAWQFDRRGVVEVIPGDADREGLVLVAAEAGAEDFLDEGETLTFYTPSSAVAAVRDALKGQGVTVTRAEIALVPKTTVRVEGKDAERLLKLMDALDEEEDVQEVVANFDIPDEVLVQVEGG, from the coding sequence ATGGCTGGTCATTCCAAATGGGCGAACATCAAGCACCGGAAAGGGGCGCAGGACAAGAAGCGGTCCAGCCTCTTCTCCCGCATCACGCGGGAGATCATCGTCTGCGCTCGGCAGGATCCCAACCCCGAGACCAACGTCACCTTGGCCGCGGCGATCGAACGGGCTCGCGCCGCGAACATGCCCAAGGACAACATCGAGCGGGCGATCAAGAGGGGCGCGGGAAACCTGGACGGGGTTCAGTATGCCGAGGTGACCTATGAGGGCTACGGCCCAGGGGGGGTGGCGATCCTGCTGCGCGCGCTCACCGATAACCGGAACCGCACCGCGGCGGCGGTGCGCCATATCTTCGAGGGCCACGGGGGAAGCCTCGGGGGTGAGGGGAGCGTGGCCTGGCAGTTCGACCGCCGCGGGGTGGTGGAGGTCATCCCCGGGGATGCTGATCGGGAGGGGCTCGTCCTCGTTGCGGCCGAGGCCGGGGCGGAGGACTTCCTGGACGAGGGGGAGACCCTCACCTTCTACACCCCGTCGAGCGCGGTGGCTGCGGTGCGGGACGCGCTGAAGGGACAGGGAGTGACCGTGACCCGCGCCGAGATCGCCCTTGTCCCCAAAACCACCGTGCGGGTGGAGGGGAAGGACGCGGAGAGGCTCCTCAAGCTCATGGATGCGCTTGACGAGGAAGAGGACGTCCAGGAGGTCGTGGCGAACTTTGACATCCCGGACGAGGTGTTGGTGCAGGTCGAAGGAGGCTAG
- the tilS gene encoding tRNA lysidine(34) synthetase TilS, with protein sequence MLARVREAIRRYGLLGPGERVLVAVSGGADSLALLHALDRLRDELSLTLTVAHLDHGIRPDTAEDLAVVQGAAMGLGLPLICDRVDVPALARATKINLEEAARLVRREFLTRAAREVGAGKIALGHTRTDVAETVLLHLLRGAGPRGLRGILPSTPPYIRPLILLSREETRSFCAREGIPFRDDPTNEDRSLLRNAIRHDVLPILSRRNPRAEEALARAAGLLAEAEEALAWAADLAHAEASREDGLDLELLRSLPRSVQTLVVRRAGEEAGVSLAQRHVEAVVEGIRRGRGEVHLPHGLSARIGSGVLQFGSPDRGLALPSAWEVPGEGEAVIGELGWAFSLRRIPRPPRLVPPNPFTAYLDPHRLAPPLLVRTPRPGDRLRPFGLAGTKRVRDLLMEAHIPHWERGQWPLLCDGVGIAWVVGVRPSEDHRVAMETDEVLRVEARRL encoded by the coding sequence ATGCTCGCTAGGGTTCGGGAGGCGATCCGCCGGTACGGGCTCCTTGGCCCAGGGGAGCGCGTCCTCGTCGCCGTGTCCGGGGGAGCGGATTCGCTGGCCCTCCTCCATGCCCTCGACCGTCTGCGGGACGAGCTCTCGCTCACCCTCACCGTGGCCCACCTCGACCACGGGATCCGGCCGGACACGGCGGAGGACCTCGCCGTGGTGCAGGGGGCGGCGATGGGCCTTGGCTTGCCCCTCATCTGCGACCGGGTGGATGTGCCGGCCCTCGCGCGGGCAACGAAGATCAACCTGGAGGAAGCTGCCCGCCTTGTGCGCCGGGAGTTCCTCACGCGGGCGGCGCGCGAGGTGGGTGCGGGGAAGATCGCCCTCGGCCATACGCGAACCGATGTCGCGGAGACCGTCCTCCTCCACCTCCTCCGCGGCGCAGGCCCTCGCGGGCTCAGGGGGATCCTCCCGTCCACACCTCCCTACATCCGTCCCCTCATCCTCCTCTCCCGGGAGGAGACGCGCTCCTTCTGCGCACGGGAGGGGATCCCGTTCCGCGACGACCCGACGAACGAGGACCGGAGCCTCCTGCGGAACGCGATCCGCCACGACGTCCTCCCCATCCTCTCCCGCCGCAACCCGCGGGCCGAGGAGGCCCTCGCTCGGGCAGCCGGGCTCCTCGCTGAGGCGGAGGAGGCCTTGGCCTGGGCGGCGGACCTCGCTCACGCTGAGGCCTCTCGGGAGGATGGCCTCGACCTCGAACTCCTCCGCTCCCTCCCGCGCAGCGTGCAGACCCTCGTCGTCCGGCGGGCAGGGGAGGAGGCCGGGGTCAGCCTCGCCCAGCGCCACGTTGAGGCGGTGGTGGAGGGGATCCGGCGCGGGCGGGGCGAGGTCCACCTCCCCCACGGGCTATCTGCGCGGATCGGAAGCGGGGTGCTCCAGTTCGGTTCCCCCGATCGGGGCCTCGCCCTCCCGTCGGCGTGGGAGGTGCCCGGCGAGGGAGAGGCGGTGATCGGGGAGCTCGGGTGGGCGTTCTCCTTGCGCCGCATCCCGCGGCCCCCGCGCCTCGTCCCGCCGAACCCGTTCACCGCCTACCTTGATCCCCACCGGCTCGCCCCCCCCCTCCTCGTGCGCACGCCGCGGCCGGGGGACCGCCTGCGCCCGTTCGGCCTTGCGGGGACGAAGCGGGTGCGCGATCTCCTCATGGAGGCCCACATCCCGCACTGGGAGCGGGGACAGTGGCCCCTCCTCTGCGACGGGGTGGGCATCGCGTGGGTGGTGGGGGTGCGCCCAAGCGAGGATCATCGGGTGGCGATGGAGACGGACGAAGTCCTGCGGGTCGAGGCGAGA